The following are encoded together in the Zingiber officinale cultivar Zhangliang chromosome 8A, Zo_v1.1, whole genome shotgun sequence genome:
- the LOC122011280 gene encoding uric acid degradation bifunctional protein TTL-like has product MASFSWTEEDVLRCCGSKRFAKELTSASPFSDLHHAIQSACEIWSNKVAPLSPSSLLSITLIDPFPHLLILEIDVVGWLEAFAAHPLIGSIFPSVSQWSKEEQSAAMATANDTTLQEKFGFVFLICASGRDTLEILVELKINC; this is encoded by the exons ATGGCGTCTTTTTCATGGACGGAGGAGGATGTGCTACGGTGCTGCGGCAGCAAGCGTTTCGCCAAGGAGCTCACCTCCGCCTCGCCGTTTTCCGACCTCCACCACGCAATCCAGTCCGCCTGCGAGATCTGGTCCAACAAGGTCGCACCTTTGTCCCCCTCTTCTCTACTCTCGATCACCCTCATCGACCCCTTTCCTCACCTTCTAATTCTTGAGATCGACGTCGTCGGATGGCTCGAGGCCTTCGCGGCTCACCCGCTGATCGGATCCATCTTTCCCTCCGTTTCACA GTGGTCCAAGGAAGAACAATCTGCTGCAATGGCTACTGCCAATGATACCACGTTGCAG GAAAAGTTTGGGTTTGTGTTCCTCATCTGCGCCTCTGGAAGGGACACACTGGAGATCCTTGTTGAATTGAAGATAAATTGCTAA